From a single Leopardus geoffroyi isolate Oge1 chromosome E1, O.geoffroyi_Oge1_pat1.0, whole genome shotgun sequence genomic region:
- the EFNB3 gene encoding ephrin-B3 — protein MGAPRSGPGGVRVGALLLLGVLGLVSGLSLEPVYWNSANKRFQAEGGYVLYPQIGDRLDLLCPRARPPGPHSSPNYEFYKLYLVGGAQGRRCEAPPAPNLLLTCDRPDLDLRFTIKFQEYSPNLWGHEFRSHHDYYIIATSDGTREGLESLQGGVCLTRGMKVLLRVGQSPRGGAAPRKPVSEMPVERDRGAAHSLEPGKENMPGDPTSNATSRGAEGPLPPPSMPAVAGAAGGLALLLLGVAGAGGAMCWRRRRAKPSESRHPGPGSFGRGGSLGLGGGAVMGPREAEPGELGIALRGGGAADPPFCPHYEKVSGDYGHPVYIVQDGPPQSPPNIYYKV, from the exons ATGGGGGCCCCGCGTTCTGGGCCGGGGGGCGTGCGAGTCGGGGCCCTGCTGCTGCTCGGCGTTTTGGGGCTGGTGTCtgggctcagcctggagcctgtctacTGGAATTCGGCGAATAAGAG attccaggcagaggggggtTACGTGCTCTACCCTCAGATCGGGGACCGGCTTGACCTTCTCTGCCCCCGGGCCCGGCCTCCTGGCCCCCACTCCTCTCCTAATTACGAGTTCTACAAGTTGTACCTGGTAGGGGGTGCCCAGGGCCGGCGCTGCGAGGCCCCCCCTGCCCCAAACCTGCTTCTCACTTGTGACCGGCCGGACCTGGATCTCCGCTTCACCATCAAGTTCCAGGAGTACAGCCCTAACCTCTGGGGCCACGAGTTCCGCTCACACCACGATTACTACATCATTG CCACGTCGGATGGGACCCGGGAAGGCCTGGAGAGTTTGCAGGGAGGTGTATGCCTCACTCGGGGCATGAAGGTGCTTCTCCGAGTaggacaga GCCCCCGAGGAGGGGCTGCCCCCAGAAAGCCTGTGTCTGAGATGCCCGTGGAGAGAGACCGGGgggcagctcacagcctggagcccgggAAGGAGAACATGCCAG GTGACCCCACCAGCAATGCAACCTCCCGGGGTGCTGaaggccccctgccccctcccagcatGCCCGCGGTGGCCGGGGCCGCGGGGGGGCTGGCGCTGCTGTTGCTGGgcgtggcaggggctgggggcgccATGTGTTGGCGGAGACGGCGGGCCAAGCCTTCGGAGAGTCGCCACCCTGGTCCCGGCTCCTTCGGGAGGGGAGGGTCTCTGGGCCTGGGGGGTGGCGCTGTGATGGGACCTCGGGAGGCCGAGCCTGGGGAGCTAGGGATAGCTCTACGGGGTGGAGGGGCTGCAGACCCCCCGTTCTGTCCCCACTATGAGAAGGTGAGTGGTGACTACGGGCACCCTGTGTACATCGTGCAGGATGGGCCCCCCCAGAGCCCTCCAAACATCTACTACAAGGTATGA
- the WRAP53 gene encoding telomerase Cajal body protein 1: MNTPEAPVLAPDPDPAPAPARLSPQASLTDKDPDPELVPPPADGDEPPRLSPDPKAGSAGSQETGEGGSASISAPPETGFGTPREPSPPVEEPELSENVSPPAEETDRPELGPGEPTAGVSEEAPPEDEGFSTWSYSFSQLPRFLSGSWSEFSTQPENFLKGCKWAPDGSCILTNSADNILRIYNLPPELYNEGEQLEYAEMAPVLRMVEGDTIYDYCWYSLMSSAEPDTSYVASSSRENPIHIWDAFTGQLRASFRAYNHLDELTAAHSLCFSPDGSQLFCGFNRTVRVFSTARPGRDCEVRATFAKKQGQSGIISCIAFSPAQPLYACGSYGRSLGLYACDDGSPLALLGGHQGGVTHLCFHPDGNRFFSGARKDAELLCWDLRQPGHPLWSLSREVTTNQRVYFDLDPTGQFLVSGSTNGAVSVWDTSGAGREGKPEPVLSFLPQKDCTNGVSLHPSLPLLATASGQRVFPEPTDSEDEGEQRGDLPLLSMRHVRFESQLQLWWCGGGPDTGVADAHRDGQEQGGTEEGGGESI; encoded by the exons ATGAACACGCCGGAGGCGCCCGTGTTAGCCCCGGACCCGGACCCGGCTCCCGCCCCGGCCCGCCTCTCTCCTCAAGCTTCCCTGACGGATAAAGACCCGGACCCTGAACTGGTACCACCGCCGGCCGATGGGGACGAGCCGCCCCGCTTGTCCCCAGATCCCAAGGCCGGTTCAGCTGGTTCCCAGGAGACGGGAGAGGGAGGCTCAGCTTCTATCTCCGCTCCCCCGGAAACGGGCTTCGGTACTCCTAGGGAGCCGAGCCCTCCAGTCGAGGAGCCAGAACTTTCTGAGAATGTGAGCCCTCCTGCAGAAGAGACGGACAGGCCGGAGCTGGGGCCCGGAGAGCCCACAGCAGGTGTGTCTGAGGAAGCTCCTCCGGAGGATGAGGGGTTCAG CACCTGGAGCTATAGCTTCTCCCAGCTACCTCGATTTCTCAGTGGTTCCTGGTCCGAGTTCAGCACCCAGCCCGAGAACTTCTTGAAGGGCTGTAAGTG GGCCCCTGATGGTTCCTGCATCTTGACCAACAGTGCTGATAACATCCTGCGTATTTATAACCTGCCCCCAGAGCTGTACAATGAGGGGGAACAGCTGGAATATGCAGAAATG GCCCCCGTCCTTCGAATGGTGGAAGGTGACACCATCTACGATTACTGCTGGTATTCGCTGATGTCTTCAGCCGAGCCAGACACCTCCTA CGTGGCCAGCAGCAGCCGGGAGAACCCCATTCACATCTGGGATGCATTCACCGGACAGCTCCGGGCCTCCTTCCGTGCCTACAACCACCTG GACGAGCTGACGGCAGCCCACTCGCTCTGCTTCTCCCCGGACGGCTCCCAGCTCTTCTGTGGCTTCAACAGGACCGTGCGTGTCTTTTCCACGGCCCGGCCTGGCCGTGACTGCGAGGTCCGAGCCACGTTTG CAAAAAAGCAGGGCCAGAGTGGCATCATCTCCTGCATAGccttcagcccagcccagccgcTCTATGCCTGTGGCTCCTACGGCCGTTCCCTGGGTCTGTATGCCTGTGACGACGGCTCCCCTCTTGCCTTGCTGGGAGGACACCAAGGAGGCGTCACTCACCTTTGCTTTCACCCCGACGGCAACCGCTTCTTCTCAGGAGCCCGCAAG GATGCTGAGCTTCTGTGCTGGGATCTCCGGCAGCCCGGTCATCCACTGTGGTCCCTGAGTCGAGAGGTGACCACCAATCAGCGCGTCTACTTCGATCTGGACCC GACTGGGCAGTTCTTAGTGAGCGGAAGCACCAACGGGGCGGTGTCCGTGTGGGACACCAGCGGGGCCGGACGCGAGGGGAAGCCGGAGCCAGTGCTGAGTTTTCTGCCCCAGAAGGACTGCACCAACGGAGTGAG CCTGCACCCCAGCCTGCCATTGCTGGCCACCGCGTCGGGTCAGCGTGTGTTTCCGGAGCCCACAGACAGTGAGGACGAAGGGGAGCAGCGGGGGGACCTTCCTCTGCTTTCCATGCGCCACGTCCGCTTTGAAAGTCAGCTTCAGCTCTGGTGGTGTGGGGGGGGCCCGGACACCGGGGTCGCTGACGCTCACCGGGACGGGCAggaacagggagggacagaggaaggtgGGGGCGAGTCGATATAA